In the Topomyia yanbarensis strain Yona2022 chromosome 3, ASM3024719v1, whole genome shotgun sequence genome, one interval contains:
- the LOC131689188 gene encoding uncharacterized protein LOC131689188 yields MKSMKKTTERQPTERVHPSMEPIVRDGKIREQIELENKVRREYQKKWGFMTRPEATDYLNLKKNNQRVKELYQSQQQKINMHEYNGHGESFFVSNQMFKSLLDTCRCGRKKVTNMHALKCLEKPKSTYEKTDDENEESEQLFKQKDASNDKNNSYIPKVPTLSSGMYGWPKNRFVAMERTTYYISPRYTMPGHPIVDCQPYSNIILG; encoded by the exons ATGAAGTCAATGAAAAAAACTACCGAACGACAACCGACTGAACGTGTCCATCCTAGCATGGAGCCTATAGTCAGGGACGGTAAAAT CCGGGAGCAGATCGAACTGGAGAATAAAGTCCGCCGAGAGTACCAGAAAAAGTGGGGTTTCATGACCCGTCCGGAAGCGACCGACTATTTGAACCTGAAGAAAAACAATCAACGAGTGAAGGAGCTGTACCAGTCTCAACAGCAGAAGATCAATATGCATGAATATAACGGTCACGGAGAATCATTCTTTGTATCGAACCAGATGTTCAAGAGTTTGTTGGACACGTGCCGTTGCGGGAGGAAGAAGGTGACCAATATGCATGCTCTAAAGTGTTTGGAAAAACCAAAAAGTACCTATGAGAAGACGGACGACGAGAATGAGGAAAGTGAGCAGCTGTTTAAGCAGAAGGATGCTAGCAACGATAAGAATAACAGTTATATTCCTAAGGTGCCAACGTTGAGTTCAG GAATGTACGGCTGGCCCAAGAACCGGTTTGTCGCAATGGAAAGAACAACCTACTATATATCGCCACGCTATACCATGCCCGGTCACCCTATAGTTGATTGTCAACCGTACAGCAATATAATACTTGGATAA
- the LOC131689187 gene encoding probable nucleoporin Nup54 encodes MSFFGNTTTPGLGSTSTPAKPGFGNFSFGQQTSTPAFGTTATSSAPLLFGGQANTSTNTGFGGFGTTAPTAPAAASTSAFSFGTNTTATAAPAFGFGTAVSTAAPTAFGGFGTATTSAATGFGGFGATTTVSAPAFGGFGGFGATTTSSAPTLFGQPAANTNTGFGGFGTSFGASGFGQQQASGGLTFGQGFQQQQQQQPPALTPEEAFAQSIFNVSIFGDERDTVIAKWNYLQAMLGTGKAFYSQNNPAVDINPSNYLCRFKTMGYTKLPGKENKVGLVGLTSNKNVAQMKDQQQQFITNLNQIFGNKPNLAITVDSIKVVGENKSQIILYVEEKSMNSNETKRIMATEVANYLNQPTPKQQLSSLGVESVVALVLPEEDQLKEYLENPPKGIDPRMWQQAKLDNPDPKRFIPAPMIGFQELRWRIKCQESETDIHVSYLSKVEKEIEQLKQRHTNTTAKIMEHRRKFAELSHRILKIIVKQESTRKMGLALSPEEELIRSKLENMHALVSTPTQFKGKLSELLSQMRMQRNQWAHAGGGNEYTLDKDSSEEMKSFLTMQQKAMAFLVETVNKDLKDLKVISDGMARLIQS; translated from the exons CCGGTTTCGGAAATTTTTCGTTCGGTCAACAAACATCGACGCCAGCGTTCGGAACTACTGCAACCAGTTCGGCACCATTGCTCTTCGGCGGTCAGGCTAATACCAGCACTAACACTGGTTTCGGTGGATTCGGTACCACAGCACCGACTGCCCCCGCGGCAGCTAGCACTTCGGCATTTAGCTTCGGAACGAATACCACGGCCACTGCGGCTCCAGCATTCGGGTTCGGAACTGCAGTTTCAACGGCTGCGCCTACCGCTTTTGGTGGTTTCGGAACGGCTACTACTTCAGCGGCTACCGGTTTCGGTGGATTCGGAGCGACAACTACAGTGAGCG CACCCGCCTTCGGAGGATTCGGTGGCTTTGGCGCAACTACAACCAGTTCGGCTCCGACACTTTTTGGACAACCGGCCGCCAACACCAATACCGGGTTTGGTGGATTCGGAACGTCCTTCGGTGCGAGTGGTTTCGGACAACAGCAAGCTAGCGGTGGTTTGACATTTGGTCAGGGTttccagcagcaacagcagcagcaaccacCAGCACTTACACCAGAAGAGGCGTTTGCGCAATCCATTTTCAATGTGTCAATTTTTGGAGATGAGCGGGATACGGTTATCGCCAAGTGGAACTATCTGCAGGCAATGCTCGGTACGGGAAAGGCATTTTACTCACAAAATAACCCGGCGGTGGACATCAATCCCAGTAACTATCTTTGTCGTTTTAAAACTATGGGATACACTAAGCTTCCGGGGAAGGAGAACAAGGTCGGGTTGGTTGGGCTAACGTCCAACAAAAACGTTGCACAGATGAAGGACCAACAGCAGCAGTTTATTACGAATCTGAATCAAATTTTCGGTAACAAACCAAATCTAGCGATCACCGTAGATAGTATTAAAGTGGTCggtgaaaataaatcccagatTATACTGTAtgtagaagaaaaatcaatgaacTCAAATGAAACGAAAAGGATCATGGCAACTGAAGTTGCAAACTACCTAAATCAACCTACGCCCAAACAGCAGTTGAGCTCCCTGGGTGTGGAATCGGTTGTCGCATTGGTTCTCCCTGAGGAGGATCAACTGAAGGAATATCTTGAAAATCCCCCTAAAGGGATCGATCCCCGCATGTGGCAACAGGCTAAGCTCGATAACCCGGATCCGAAAAGGTTCATTCCGGCACCGATGATTGGTTTTCAGGAACTCAGGTGGCGCATTAAATGTCAGGAAAGCGAAACTGATATTCATGTGTCCTACCTTTCCAAAGTTGAGAAAGAAATCGAACAGTTAAAGCAGAGACACACCAATACAACTGCCAAGATAATGGAGCATCGACGCAAGTTTGCAGAACTCAGCCATCGGATATTGAAGATTATAGTTAAACAGGAGAGCACCCGAAAGATGGGATTAGCGCTTTCTCCTGAGGAAGAGTTAATTCGCAGTAAGCTGGAGAATATGCACGCGTTGGTTTCTACTCCGACGCAGTTCAAAGGAAAGCTTAGCGAACTACTGTCGCAGATGCGAATGCAGCGAAACCAATGGGCACATGCTGGAGGTGGCAATGAGTACACGCTGGATAAAG ATTCATCTGAAGAGATGAAGAGTTTTTTGACAATGCAACAGAAAGCGATGGCTTTCCTAGTGGAGACCGTCAACAAGGATCTCAAGGATCTTAAGGTTATTTCGGATGGAATGGCTCGATTGATACAAAGCTAA